From the genome of Sphingobacterium kitahiroshimense, one region includes:
- a CDS encoding TlpA family protein disulfide reductase yields MKYLLLVVSLCVQVAVAQKKPTVHYIVKKNSNYNRNADEKTYYIALIKLKKVASQGDLMELRVTGFESKNGDRIFSTEDLNKGENFLASTAAISDIYGLTKPLQFTVNKGVISIDTLKWKDEIRQQLTAWEIKDDIVENAITNTFSEYGNLLQSLYFAALSSSDENALKKSDITKNGLLYHMVKQNKSEIAVNYSQSDSSSTTEGSTSFDPKTHLVRDENRIANYSFLDANGKKINGHSSSSIERASKYTAAAIENDYYDMLVKGSYWSNAINTNDKTDSIKLQRYIELYEAKYAGNRDYVKNKLGHLQSFRDKQYYDALSSISPKLLAGTYHLSNKVSFDNISDNDFKEIIPLLNDKQLFEYLQQTLSQYIMSLNSSALQKLDLIANQFSERERVAARPMYLWAKAMQTQNIDSLKQIQNEVLDMDNEYWNQGNASRYALLIQKILSEHGRYDAQTMQIIIDKITALYEDEVNKKRFLQKAHLAYAYYLAYEKTPVDQEDHALLFLEKAAYYSPKNSAEKEYGTFYDRVFLKSKENYSDNYMVLLSKRGKKDVALQNYIQEFLNNPASSFKSLSSFYRENYAESSFNDFFKKEIISKLADAPSFLLKDMQDKEFSSAQLAGKWTVVDFWGTWCGPCVAEMPKLNKYYLELKQDKMSKINFMSIACNDTKEKVQRFLTNNNYEIPVLVSDSKVEQNYKVRGYPSKYILTPEGKLIPTEFGFDWESLVLELSKL; encoded by the coding sequence ATGAAGTACTTACTCTTAGTGGTCAGTTTGTGTGTACAAGTGGCTGTGGCACAAAAGAAGCCAACCGTTCATTATATCGTAAAAAAAAACAGCAATTACAACCGAAATGCTGATGAAAAAACCTATTATATAGCATTAATAAAACTAAAGAAGGTAGCCAGCCAAGGTGATCTTATGGAATTGCGCGTAACTGGTTTTGAAAGTAAAAATGGAGACCGTATATTTTCTACTGAAGACCTGAACAAAGGGGAAAATTTCTTGGCTTCGACAGCCGCGATCTCCGACATCTATGGTTTGACAAAACCTTTGCAATTTACAGTCAATAAGGGAGTAATAAGCATAGATACGCTGAAATGGAAGGATGAGATAAGACAGCAACTTACTGCATGGGAAATTAAAGATGATATTGTTGAAAATGCCATAACCAATACATTTTCAGAATACGGTAACCTGCTGCAATCTCTCTATTTTGCGGCATTATCATCTTCGGATGAAAATGCATTGAAGAAATCTGATATCACAAAAAATGGTCTACTATACCATATGGTAAAACAGAATAAGTCTGAAATTGCCGTCAACTATTCGCAAAGCGACAGCTCTTCAACAACGGAAGGAAGTACCAGCTTTGATCCTAAAACCCACCTTGTACGAGATGAAAATCGAATAGCTAACTATTCATTTTTAGATGCGAATGGCAAAAAGATAAACGGCCACTCTTCCAGTTCAATAGAACGTGCGAGCAAATATACTGCAGCTGCGATTGAAAATGATTATTATGATATGCTCGTAAAAGGTAGCTATTGGAGCAATGCAATAAATACAAATGATAAAACAGATAGTATTAAATTACAACGGTATATAGAGCTATACGAAGCGAAATATGCAGGAAATCGTGATTACGTTAAAAATAAACTTGGACATTTGCAAAGCTTTCGAGATAAGCAGTATTATGATGCTTTATCATCCATATCTCCAAAGTTGCTGGCCGGGACTTACCATCTGAGCAACAAAGTTTCATTCGATAATATCTCAGACAATGACTTTAAGGAAATCATACCACTCCTGAATGATAAGCAACTCTTCGAATATCTACAACAAACGCTAAGTCAATACATCATGTCTCTAAACAGTTCAGCTCTGCAAAAGCTCGATCTTATTGCCAATCAATTTAGCGAGAGAGAGCGAGTGGCGGCTAGACCAATGTACTTATGGGCGAAGGCAATGCAGACTCAGAATATAGATAGCCTTAAGCAAATCCAAAATGAAGTGCTCGATATGGATAATGAGTACTGGAATCAAGGAAATGCCAGTCGGTATGCACTTTTGATTCAGAAGATCCTTTCTGAACATGGTAGATATGATGCACAGACGATGCAAATAATAATCGATAAAATTACAGCACTATATGAAGATGAGGTAAATAAGAAACGTTTCCTACAAAAAGCTCATTTAGCTTATGCATATTATCTGGCGTATGAAAAGACACCAGTAGACCAAGAAGATCACGCGCTCCTGTTTTTGGAAAAAGCGGCCTATTATTCTCCAAAAAATTCGGCTGAAAAGGAATATGGAACTTTTTATGACCGCGTCTTTTTAAAATCAAAAGAAAACTACAGTGACAATTATATGGTGTTATTAAGTAAGAGGGGTAAAAAGGATGTGGCTCTTCAAAACTATATACAAGAGTTTTTGAATAATCCGGCGAGTAGTTTTAAAAGCTTATCATCTTTTTATCGAGAAAATTATGCTGAGAGCAGTTTCAATGATTTTTTCAAGAAAGAGATTATTTCAAAACTTGCAGATGCACCATCCTTTTTGCTAAAAGATATGCAGGATAAAGAATTCTCATCCGCACAATTGGCTGGAAAATGGACCGTCGTCGATTTTTGGGGTACCTGGTGTGGCCCTTGTGTTGCTGAAATGCCAAAACTAAACAAGTATTACCTGGAACTAAAGCAGGATAAAATGAGTAAAATTAATTTTATGAGCATTGCCTGCAACGATACAAAAGAAAAAGTGCAACGCTTTTTAACGAACAATAATTATGAAATACCGGTACTGGTGTCCGATTCTAAAGTAGAACAAAATTATAAAGTCCGTGGATATCCAAGCAAATACATCCTAACACCAGAAGGGAAACTGATTCCTACAGAATTTGGATTTGACTGGGAAAGTTTAGTCTTGGAATTAAGTAAGCTATAA
- a CDS encoding sensor histidine kinase, producing MKICTVKKYLVLILVMFFFGKISAQSAVETAASEYHQVAEGSEQQLLLAGKYAHALFFNGQQKEAMELLQKNIARASKKLDGQYAAQLCGIAAMNSKILEDNTSANRYLAQAKIFAKKTKELSIKGYVSYCEGWMHARNNQEQQAIRCFQNALVFYDQAPQTDIVISRKTAIYKELSSIYSNWKTYDLQEKYAKLTLEVAKLRNRPMDIFDAYMSMGYNYQEQYINQPENEHLRNQSESYYLQAIKFYEKNSSTMAVPSDLSFAAINLANLYLQYYPASYKTKSLQYAQQGLEVGQKTEQYAQVASAYGIMAEYSMKEGDTETAKKYLLASLATLMKDTVIENTIALSLYQKLAEVYETEGQYHEAYHYYKQYVKLYEEVFNANKMEQGRRLEAQFEKERQQQQLIRLRFEAEKRKQQISLMHAHNKAQLQDLENLKLNEEIQRQHIEVIQLEADNRGKELKLSRVEIQQRAAQLKTSQKELAYKSKINSVYFFLILTFIIAAMLIYYAYRQHLKTLKQKESLQVLVSMLEGQETERSRIARDLHDGLGGILSGTKITLSGLTLLNENDSSRNTLNKSLDQLDVAVVELRRIAHNLMPELLDKYGLEEALKEYAERMSNDELEISSQFVKLEADLSKDKQIVVYRIIQELVNNAVKHAQASQIIVQLSQHNDHILITVEDNGKGFDPHRADGKKSAGIHNVQSRLEFLSGKMHIYSRTGKGTSIEIEFPINNNPYYG from the coding sequence ATGAAAATCTGTACAGTGAAGAAGTATTTAGTATTAATTTTAGTGATGTTTTTCTTCGGGAAGATTAGTGCTCAGAGTGCTGTTGAAACCGCTGCAAGTGAATATCATCAGGTCGCTGAAGGCAGTGAGCAACAGCTACTGTTGGCGGGCAAATATGCGCATGCACTTTTTTTTAATGGTCAGCAAAAGGAAGCGATGGAGTTGCTGCAAAAAAATATAGCTAGAGCATCTAAAAAGCTTGACGGACAATACGCTGCACAGCTGTGTGGTATTGCCGCAATGAACAGCAAGATACTAGAAGATAATACATCCGCTAACAGATATCTCGCGCAGGCTAAAATATTTGCAAAAAAAACCAAAGAGCTGAGCATTAAAGGATATGTGTCGTATTGTGAGGGTTGGATGCATGCGAGGAATAATCAGGAGCAACAGGCGATCCGATGCTTCCAGAACGCTTTAGTGTTTTACGATCAAGCCCCTCAGACAGATATCGTTATATCTAGAAAAACTGCAATTTATAAGGAGCTATCATCGATCTATTCAAACTGGAAAACATATGACTTACAGGAAAAATACGCTAAACTTACTCTGGAAGTCGCTAAATTAAGAAATAGACCCATGGATATTTTTGACGCTTACATGTCTATGGGATATAATTATCAGGAGCAGTACATCAATCAGCCCGAAAATGAGCATCTTCGTAATCAGTCTGAAAGTTATTACCTCCAAGCTATTAAATTCTATGAAAAGAACAGCTCAACAATGGCTGTGCCCTCTGACTTATCTTTTGCAGCAATTAACCTAGCCAATCTGTATTTACAGTATTATCCGGCGTCCTATAAAACAAAATCGCTCCAGTATGCGCAACAGGGACTAGAAGTTGGACAAAAAACAGAACAATATGCTCAGGTAGCTTCGGCTTATGGAATAATGGCAGAATATAGCATGAAAGAAGGTGATACAGAAACCGCAAAAAAATACCTCCTTGCTTCATTAGCCACGCTCATGAAAGATACTGTAATAGAAAATACGATTGCCCTTAGCTTATATCAAAAGCTCGCAGAGGTATATGAGACAGAAGGTCAGTATCATGAAGCCTATCATTACTATAAACAATATGTTAAGCTCTACGAAGAGGTTTTCAATGCAAATAAAATGGAACAGGGGCGCAGATTAGAAGCGCAGTTTGAAAAAGAGAGACAGCAACAACAGTTGATAAGACTGCGATTTGAAGCCGAAAAGAGAAAACAACAAATCTCGTTGATGCATGCGCATAATAAGGCGCAGCTGCAGGATTTGGAAAACTTAAAATTAAATGAAGAAATTCAGCGTCAGCATATAGAAGTTATCCAGCTAGAGGCAGATAACAGAGGTAAAGAACTTAAACTTTCACGTGTTGAGATACAGCAGCGGGCAGCACAACTTAAAACTTCTCAAAAAGAACTTGCATACAAATCAAAAATAAATTCAGTCTATTTTTTCCTTATCCTGACATTTATCATAGCTGCCATGTTGATCTATTATGCTTATCGCCAGCATCTCAAAACATTAAAACAGAAAGAAAGCCTACAGGTTTTGGTCTCCATGTTAGAGGGGCAGGAAACCGAACGTTCACGTATTGCCAGAGATCTTCATGATGGATTAGGCGGTATTTTGTCCGGGACAAAAATCACTTTATCCGGTCTTACGCTATTGAATGAGAATGATTCCAGTAGAAATACACTGAATAAATCTTTAGATCAGCTCGATGTTGCTGTAGTCGAGTTGCGCCGCATTGCACATAACCTTATGCCTGAACTATTGGATAAATATGGCTTGGAGGAAGCTCTTAAAGAATATGCTGAACGCATGAGTAACGATGAGCTTGAGATTTCCAGTCAATTTGTAAAGTTGGAAGCCGACCTTTCAAAAGATAAACAAATAGTCGTCTACAGAATAATCCAGGAGCTGGTAAATAATGCGGTGAAACATGCTCAGGCTTCACAGATTATAGTGCAACTGTCGCAACACAATGATCATATCCTGATCACTGTGGAAGATAATGGAAAGGGCTTTGATCCGCATCGTGCAGATGGAAAAAAATCAGCCGGAATTCACAATGTACAGTCTCGCCTCGAATTTTTAAGCGGGAAGATGCATATTTATTCCCGTACCGGAAAAGGTACAAGTATAGAAATAGAGTTTCCGATAAATAATAATCCTTATTATGGTTAA
- a CDS encoding YfbM family protein: MGIIQQYLRIDQSTLLRYLDNSQLLEDDLFSTSNSEKTNLLDIGKSWDGLFYVVTGEPLNNYKIVPPPLQWLIFGPNILDVEQDMGYGPAKYLTSPQTEELLEAVNDISESSLSDRFDAEKMNEEGVYPEFWEDPEALNYLIQEFRKLKEFLQLAVAENQAVITFLC; encoded by the coding sequence ATGGGAATAATACAACAATATCTACGGATAGACCAAAGTACTTTACTGCGTTATCTTGATAACAGTCAGTTATTGGAAGATGACCTTTTTTCTACTTCTAATTCTGAAAAAACAAACCTATTAGACATCGGTAAAAGCTGGGATGGCTTGTTTTACGTTGTTACAGGTGAACCCTTAAATAATTACAAAATAGTGCCCCCACCTTTGCAATGGCTAATATTTGGCCCCAATATACTTGACGTGGAACAGGATATGGGATATGGCCCTGCGAAATACCTTACGTCACCCCAGACTGAAGAATTATTAGAAGCTGTGAATGACATCTCTGAATCCTCTTTATCAGATCGATTTGATGCCGAAAAAATGAATGAGGAAGGTGTTTATCCTGAATTTTGGGAAGATCCTGAAGCGCTAAATTATCTGATTCAGGAATTCCGAAAATTGAAAGAATTTTTGCAATTAGCGGTAGCAGAAAATCAAGCTGTGATTACCTTCCTTTGTTAA